gacagagacagacagagtgatagacagacaggcagggtGAGGAGATAACCTCTTGATAATATCTGAGAGCAGCACTGTGTGCTTGACATTGATGGAGCAAGAGTGATGCCCTTCAAACTCCAGCAATTTCTCTCCACTACCTCTGTTCATTTCTGCTGCCACCCCCCTTCCCCCAAAATACATTGTGTAACCCCCCCACCCGTCTCCTCTTGTATCTCCTGTGGCAGCTATAAAATGCCTCCGAGCTCTGGCTGTGTGAAGGGAAAGGGTTTATATGGGTTTGGGGAGGGTAGTGGGGCAGACCAAACAAATGGAGATGAGGCGTAAAGGAAATCTGAGTTTTGGAGTGAAACAGGAAGGGCTTTATGGTACATCCATACTAAGACGTCTGGAAGCATATCATGTAACCACTCACGCACCCCGGACATAGCTTGTCTCCTacgcatgtaagcagttgtTGCGTTCTATACTGGTACTCTAtacagcttttcaaaataaaacaggaccagcagcatttccaaattGCTCCGTTTTAGGGGCTcaaaaactccagagtagtcGGGAGTAGCCTTGGTTtaacttctttttctttcatcttgGTTATTTATTTGCATCTTTTTCTAACTTGCCCACTTATTTATACCGGAAAAGTCTCAGACTCCATCTTTGTGGTTTTTGATTTGTGTCATATGAAACTTATGTGACTCGTTTCCTGTCTGTTTCAGTTCATCCCCCTGTTACTCTATTATCCCTCAATCAGTTTATTGTACTGAACCAAGTGTGTCCCTCCTACCATCTGCAGCGTTTGCTGCCACCTGGTGGACCAGTGCAGGCCATCTGTGCGAGATATTCCTAGGtgttaaatttatttttaatggcGGTAGTTAATGTGTACAATAAACACCAATGAACAGGAAAATAAAGAGTACATTTCAGATACTGTCATTTTACTTTTCTCAGACCAGACAAAATACCGAAATAAATAAGATGTCACATTTATGGTTCCTTAATTTAGTCGCAGTAATGTGTCTCATATTTTTCCGACTGACTGTTTATACTGTGTGAGAAAATacagcaaagacaaataaaaggaCCACAAGGAGCGGTActaaacaagaggaaaacacatcttAATGAGAGGAATTAACTTTTATAGTTGTATAAATCTATGATTAAATGACTTAtgagattttgtgtgtttgcatgcagaCAATCCTCCTAACAAGAAGCCAGTGGAAATAGAAAAGCCTGACCTCCCAGTGGTCCAACCTGTGGAGAGGGACCCGGCCGAGCCCCCTCAGATTAAAGGACCAGTGGAAATACCtgaggggaagaaaggggagGAGGTGCAGTTGAACCGACCTGATGCTGGTAAGGAAACTGAACCAAAACTGGAATCTTCTCTGGATTTTCTCTGAACTCTGTAGAATCactgaggatttttttttctcattgctCAGGTGTTGCGGTGGCAGAGGGAGAGGCCCATCGCCACGAACCACCCATCCCTCATGATGAGGTCAAGGTAGACACAAGAAAAGAGGTCAAGACGGATGGAGGAGGAGTAGATGAAGCACCcaaaagagatggaggagaggacaaGGTAAAGAACCCAAAGCCTGCGGAGGCTGTTGTGAGGAAAGAGGAGGTGGATTTGGGTGGAGGTGAAGTCTTGTCCAATGAGCTGCTGGAGAACCCGGTGGAAGACGGAGGAAAAAAGCAGAACGTTCCCCTGCCAAAAGAAGGGGAGAAGTTGGATGCGGCGAAAGATCTTCTGGCAGCGAATGCAGTCGGTGCGGCCAATCAGGCTGCGGTTGTAAAAGTGGGCAAAGTTCCAGATGCTGCAGGGAAATGTGAGTATTTGTCATTGTCTTTGTGGTGGAAAGAAAGAtctaggaaaaaaaaaaagcattattgACTTTGTGACATTTGGTGATTCCTCAGCTCCGCTTCTTGAGGGAGAACTTCATCCTGCTGCAGATGACGCTCCCGCTGCAGAAAGTAAAGACACGGCGGACGAAAAGATGGGGggtaagaaaagaaaatgtatgagGAAAATTAGTCAAATCAAGACTTAAGAACTTGAACTGCAGGACAACTTTGGTATTagatgatatattttttatttacaaaaattCGCCTTGGATTGGATGTAATGTAATCTAAAATACAGCTGCATGAAGATATTTTCATCTGGCTGACTCAGACCCCTTCCAACCACGTGTCCTGAGTGATTTGATCTCAAGTGCTCAGCGctaagtgcatgtgtgaacagacccaaatgcatcctgggccacatatgaaggacggCCTACTCAGCTGACTTCCTCTGACCCACCACAGTTTAAACGCATTTTGAtgcttctcagtgtccatacATTGAGTTGTTTGTAGCTACGGCCACGATATCACCACTGACCAACACATAATAATAGAATTGAAAGTGTTTTGCTCTGGTCGGCTGCATGCTGTTTATGCCCCCTGCCACTCTTTTCCTCATCTCGCTTTGCTTGTGTTATCTTATGAGATATCATCTTTGTATTCTGTTCTTCCACACATGGTGTAAAACACTTCTTGACCTGACCTGATACTTTCAGCAGTCTTTGTTGGCTTTTGTTGAcgcttcttctgttgtttacttttgccctctctctctctcaccttctccaTCTTtacctcctttttttctttcttcctttccctGCTGGATTCCTATCACAGTGATAAAACAGTTGGTTGCAGGTATGAATTCCATCTTgccttttcttctgtttaacGTGCCCTATCATTCAAATTTTCTGTTATTCAGCTATTGGGCCATTTATCCTCTACTATATATTTgcacattcattattatttttaacaaatgaaTGCACCAATGTAGAATCCACCCACTCACCTCACCCCTTAACATAGATTGTGTTTGTCTACAGCTGCCCATTCCAGTTTATGTGCTACGATGTAGAGACgtgtgtttgaataaaactataaataaatagtgGACTATTTCCTATCtaaatctgttttcagacataagctccagaaaattgggtccggacattttccagagtttgtctttcatgtATGAAGGACCCAGTAGGTGATTGTGCGGGTCAGATGCAATACAGCATCAGGAAAAAGTTCGGGACAGTCcggcgaggggtggagcctgtaGAGCATGTAGGAGGCAGGAAAGGGCGACTACATTCTGCTGCGgaaataacttgtttttgtttacagcacattaacaccaGCATCAGCCCTTATCTTTAAAACGtcacatctttgtctgtgtctgtgtcttctacatgtatgacgcctctttttcatctttgtattctttttgttgaagttttgtttctgttgcgtATTAAAAACACGtattagaaacctcatcaacacgcccagctgctcgctcgctgtgaattttccggacattttcctgttgtattctcacatgggctcactttttacattttactctggaaaattttacattttacgGAAAAAGTCTGGAGCAACTGGCTCGGACATTCTCACATACATGTCCTAATATTCAGGCTTCAGTGCATGTCCGAAAGCAGCTTTACATAGAACCTGACCCTACATGAGCCTAACTGAACCTCTCACTGATCCCTTACCAGTGCATATTTCTCTGAGCAGTCTGTGAGCTGTCTTGTTTTAATTCAACGCTTGTGTCTCCGCCCAGAGGGCCAGCTCGACCATGcggtgctgctgcaggtgatcCAGGTGCAACAAGAGCAACAGAAGAGACTTCTAGATCAGCACGAAAAACTACTGGCTGTCATAGAAGAGCAACACAAGGAAATCAACCAGAAACAGCCTGCTGGTTCGTATACACAGAATTTTTTTGATATTATTGCCCTCGAATCGCAGAGAATTTAACCTAAATGCTTTGACTTAAAGGTGCTGCTGAGGGCGAGGCAGAGAAAGGCATCCAGGAGCACCTGGAGGTGATGGAAGGTGCAGCAGCAAAGCCCAAAGACTCTGGACTGGTCCCAGAGCTGAAACAGGCCAAGGAGGCAGCTGGAGTTCCACAGGGTGGAGTGGTCGGGCCTCACGATGTGGCCCAGAATCAAGCTCAGGCTGTGGGTAAAGTCGCTGTAGCCGAGATACCTAAAGAAGTAGTCCCAGCTGCTTACAAGGAGGATTCCCATGTTGCACCTGGAGGAGAACCCCCAAAACAGATGGAGCTGGGAGCGAGGGGAGTGCCACTGGGGAAGACGAGATCCGATGACAATCAACCTGTGATTCAAAACGATCCCGCAGCTCAAGTTATAGATGAAGAGAAACGCCTCGATAATGAAAACCagaaaaatattaaacagatggagaaagaggtTGAGGCaagacaggaaaacaaagagatggaTATAAAGGAAAAGATGGCCAGAGAGCAAGAGAAGGAAAGATTAGAGAGAGAACAGATAGAGAAAGAAGTGCGGGCAagggtggaaaaagaaaagctggtcaaagagaaggaaagattAGACAAAGAAAGGATAGAGAAAGAAGTGCAGGCAAGGGTGGAAAAAGAGAGActggaaagggaggaaaaagaaaagctggtcaaagagaaggaaagagcaGAGAGTGAAAGGATAGAGAAAGAAGTGCAGATGAGGTTAGAAGAAGAacgggagaggagagagaagctaGCCAGAGAACAGGAGctggaaaaagagagagcagaaagagagagacagcaaaAAGCTGCCGAGGAGAAAATCCAGCAGGAGATACAGAAAGCAGACAATGAAGTACTTGAGAGAGTGAGGAAAGAAAACGAGGCAGAGCAGGCTCGGGAGAGGCTGGCCCAGCTGAAGCAAGCCATAGAAGGCCAAGAAGCTGAAAAGGCTGCTGCACAGGGACCTGAGAGAGAAGACGGCGAAGCTTTGATGAAAGGAGGACGAGACCTCAAAGAGAAAGTTGCTGCTCAGGCAAACCCCAGAGAAGTTGCGAAAGACAGAGCTGTCAAAGCCAAGGCTCACCCCCAGGGCTCCCACGAGAAAGTGAGGGACCAGGGAGAGATGGATCTGAGGCGGAGGCGCAGGGAGGTGGGACCTAAAGAGGCTGGAGGGCCCCCGGAGGACACTGGGGAGTCCAGGGGGATGCCTGGCCTGGAGCCCCTGCTGGAGCTGGGGGGCTCGAACCTGCACGCTgccctggaggagcagctgctggccGGGGCCATGGTGCACTCGCGGCAGATTAAACAGGCCTCAGAGGACGAGGGAGCGAAATAACATCAGAAGCACAGATTCTCATTTAGTGGTCAGACAGTGAGTTCACATGTTGTTATACCTGCAGGACCTCCTCACACTGTGGACCATGACAACCGATGCCTtatgttctctctgtctcttcgtGGACAAAGAGTTCTTTATGAAGTCTTTATAAAGAGAAGTGTATGTACATATTAACTTATTTTTGGCGTGTGGCAGGGATTTGTGGGGGATTCTttgttgaaaaatgtatataaatctATGCAAATACCGTTATATGGAGAGTTTTTGACAAGgcaaatatattgttttattgcaaatcatttaaaatttgtattgtCCACCGTTTTCTctacaatgtgtgtttgtgatgactTTTTTTCTAAAGGTCCtggtcattttgtgtgttactgagatgtaaatactgtaaatctcGTATGTCTCCGTGTCTTTGAACCTTCATATTGGATGTAATGTGGATTCACGTCCTTGTTTCACACTTTCAAATGAGACTCAACCCAATACTGGAGCTGAACAGAGGAGCCTTACTCTTTGATAAACTTTCCTATGAAGCAGCTTGATTCAGACGACCTGGATCACTAGTTCCCATATTcccctgtctttctttttttcttttatttattagtgCCTTTCAATCCACATGCTGCAGTAGTGATGTGTGTCTTCATATTTGTGGTCTTCTTTTCCATGACCCCTCTTACTGTAAATGGTACagtaattttaatataaaactaTTTGGTTCAGGACGGTGAAAGGAAATGTggactgtttttgtgtttcttgtaaTCCAATTCTGAAGACTCCATCTCTCTGAGCTTCAACACTTATCATCACCTTTGCTTTGTACAAGAGGCTATTTTGTTA
This is a stretch of genomic DNA from Hippoglossus stenolepis isolate QCI-W04-F060 chromosome 21, HSTE1.2, whole genome shotgun sequence. It encodes these proteins:
- the slc38a10 gene encoding putative sodium-coupled neutral amino acid transporter 10 isoform X1, with amino-acid sequence MTSSNSGLIMNVVNSIVGVSVLTMPFCFKQCGIVLGTILLFSCSWMTHKSCMFLVDTATNTKRRTYAGLAFHAYGKPGKTLVEMSMIGLMLGTCIAFYVVIADLGSNFFAQLLGLQVTGSFRVVLLIAVSLFIVLPLSLQRNMMSSLQSFSAMALIFYTFFMFTIVLSSLRYGIISGSWVERVHLWRFKGVIQCLPIIATTFCCHPQVLPTYDSLDEPSVKRMSTIFTSALNVVTIFYITVGFFGYVSFTENIAGNVLMNFPSNLVTEMIRVGFMMSVAVGFPMMILPCRQAINTMLFEQQQKDGTFAAGGYMPPLRFKMITLCIVFGTMLGGILIPNVETILGLTGATMGSLICFICPALIYRKIQKKSFISQLVLCVGLGILLISTFTTLSISASSPGTKVQAPSPRAPDKNNQLLPEPREQHDNPPNKKPVEIEKPDLPVVQPVERDPAEPPQIKGPVEIPEGKKGEEVQLNRPDAGVAVAEGEAHRHEPPIPHDEVKVDTRKEVKTDGGGVDEAPKRDGGEDKVKNPKPAEAVVRKEEVDLGGGEVLSNELLENPVEDGGKKQNVPLPKEGEKLDAAKDLLAANAVGAANQAAVVKVGKVPDAAGKSPLLEGELHPAADDAPAAESKDTADEKMGVIKQLVAEGQLDHAVLLQVIQVQQEQQKRLLDQHEKLLAVIEEQHKEINQKQPAGAAEGEAEKGIQEHLEVMEGAAAKPKDSGLVPELKQAKEAAGVPQGGVVGPHDVAQNQAQAVGKVAVAEIPKEVVPAAYKEDSHVAPGGEPPKQMELGARGVPLGKTRSDDNQPVIQNDPAAQVIDEEKRLDNENQKNIKQMEKEVEARQENKEMDIKEKMAREQEKERLEREQIEKEVRARVEKEKLVKEKERLDKERIEKEVQARVEKERLEREEKEKLVKEKERAESERIEKEVQMRLEEERERREKLAREQELEKERAERERQQKAAEEKIQQEIQKADNEVLERVRKENEAEQARERLAQLKQAIEGQEAEKAAAQGPEREDGEALMKGGRDLKEKVAAQANPREVAKDRAVKAKAHPQGSHEKVRDQGEMDLRRRRREVGPKEAGGPPEDTGESRGMPGLEPLLELGGSNLHAALEEQLLAGAMVHSRQIKQASEDEGAK
- the slc38a10 gene encoding putative sodium-coupled neutral amino acid transporter 10 isoform X2, with protein sequence MTSSNSGLIMNVVNSIVGVSVLTMPFCFKQCGIVLGTILLFSCSWMTHKSCMFLVDTATNTKRRTYAGLAFHAYGKPGKTLVEMSMIGLMLGTCIAFYVVIADLGSNFFAQLLGLQVTGSFRVVLLIAVSLFIVLPLSLQRNMMSSLQSFSAMALIFYTFFMFTMVLSSFKHGVLSGWWLSQVYTVRWEGVFRCLPICGMAFACQSQVLPTYDSLDEPSVKRMSTIFTSALNVVTIFYITVGFFGYVSFTENIAGNVLMNFPSNLVTEMIRVGFMMSVAVGFPMMILPCRQAINTMLFEQQQKDGTFAAGGYMPPLRFKMITLCIVFGTMLGGILIPNVETILGLTGATMGSLICFICPALIYRKIQKKSFISQLVLCVGLGILLISTFTTLSISASSPGTKVQAPSPRAPDKNNQLLPEPREQHDNPPNKKPVEIEKPDLPVVQPVERDPAEPPQIKGPVEIPEGKKGEEVQLNRPDAGVAVAEGEAHRHEPPIPHDEVKVDTRKEVKTDGGGVDEAPKRDGGEDKVKNPKPAEAVVRKEEVDLGGGEVLSNELLENPVEDGGKKQNVPLPKEGEKLDAAKDLLAANAVGAANQAAVVKVGKVPDAAGKSPLLEGELHPAADDAPAAESKDTADEKMGVIKQLVAEGQLDHAVLLQVIQVQQEQQKRLLDQHEKLLAVIEEQHKEINQKQPAGAAEGEAEKGIQEHLEVMEGAAAKPKDSGLVPELKQAKEAAGVPQGGVVGPHDVAQNQAQAVGKVAVAEIPKEVVPAAYKEDSHVAPGGEPPKQMELGARGVPLGKTRSDDNQPVIQNDPAAQVIDEEKRLDNENQKNIKQMEKEVEARQENKEMDIKEKMAREQEKERLEREQIEKEVRARVEKEKLVKEKERLDKERIEKEVQARVEKERLEREEKEKLVKEKERAESERIEKEVQMRLEEERERREKLAREQELEKERAERERQQKAAEEKIQQEIQKADNEVLERVRKENEAEQARERLAQLKQAIEGQEAEKAAAQGPEREDGEALMKGGRDLKEKVAAQANPREVAKDRAVKAKAHPQGSHEKVRDQGEMDLRRRRREVGPKEAGGPPEDTGESRGMPGLEPLLELGGSNLHAALEEQLLAGAMVHSRQIKQASEDEGAK
- the slc38a10 gene encoding putative sodium-coupled neutral amino acid transporter 10 isoform X3, which translates into the protein MTSSNSGLIMNVVNSIVGVSVLTMPFCFKQCGIVLGTILLFSCSWMTHKSCMFLVDTATNTKRRTYAGLAFHAYGKPGKTLVEMSMIGLMLGTCIAFYVVIADLGSNFFAQLLGLQVTGSFRVVLLIAVSLFIVLPLSLQRNMMSSLQSFSAMALIFYTFFMFTMVLSSFKHGVLSGWWLSQVYTVRWEGVFRCLPICGMAFACQSQVLPTYDSLDEPSVKRMSTIFTSALNVVTIFYITVGFFGYVSFTENIAGNVLMNFPSNLVTEMIRVGFMMSVAVGFPMMILPCRQAINTMLFEQQQKDGTFAAGGYMPPLRFKMITLCIVFGTMLGGILIPNVETILGLTGATMGSLICFICPALIYRKIQKKSFISQLVLCVGLGILLISTFTTLSISASSPGTKVQAPSPRAPDKNNQLLPEPREQHDNPPNKKPVEIEKPDLPVVQPVERDPAEPPQIKGPVEIPEGKKGEEVQLNRPDAGVAVAEGEAHRHEPPIPHDEVKVDTRKEVKTDGGGVDEAPKRDGGEDKVKNPKPAEAVVRKEEVDLGGGEVLSNELLENPVEDGGKKQNVPLPKEGEKLDAAKDLLAANAVGAANQAAVVKVGKVPDAAGKSPLLEGELHPAADDAPAAESKDTADEKMGEGQLDHAVLLQVIQVQQEQQKRLLDQHEKLLAVIEEQHKEINQKQPAGAAEGEAEKGIQEHLEVMEGAAAKPKDSGLVPELKQAKEAAGVPQGGVVGPHDVAQNQAQAVGKVAVAEIPKEVVPAAYKEDSHVAPGGEPPKQMELGARGVPLGKTRSDDNQPVIQNDPAAQVIDEEKRLDNENQKNIKQMEKEVEARQENKEMDIKEKMAREQEKERLEREQIEKEVRARVEKEKLVKEKERLDKERIEKEVQARVEKERLEREEKEKLVKEKERAESERIEKEVQMRLEEERERREKLAREQELEKERAERERQQKAAEEKIQQEIQKADNEVLERVRKENEAEQARERLAQLKQAIEGQEAEKAAAQGPEREDGEALMKGGRDLKEKVAAQANPREVAKDRAVKAKAHPQGSHEKVRDQGEMDLRRRRREVGPKEAGGPPEDTGESRGMPGLEPLLELGGSNLHAALEEQLLAGAMVHSRQIKQASEDEGAK
- the slc38a10 gene encoding putative sodium-coupled neutral amino acid transporter 10 isoform X4, with translation MVLSSFKHGVLSGWWLSQVYTVRWEGVFRCLPICGMAFACQSQVLPTYDSLDEPSVKRMSTIFTSALNVVTIFYITVGFFGYVSFTENIAGNVLMNFPSNLVTEMIRVGFMMSVAVGFPMMILPCRQAINTMLFEQQQKDGTFAAGGYMPPLRFKMITLCIVFGTMLGGILIPNVETILGLTGATMGSLICFICPALIYRKIQKKSFISQLVLCVGLGILLISTFTTLSISASSPGTKVQAPSPRAPDKNNQLLPEPREQHDNPPNKKPVEIEKPDLPVVQPVERDPAEPPQIKGPVEIPEGKKGEEVQLNRPDAGVAVAEGEAHRHEPPIPHDEVKVDTRKEVKTDGGGVDEAPKRDGGEDKVKNPKPAEAVVRKEEVDLGGGEVLSNELLENPVEDGGKKQNVPLPKEGEKLDAAKDLLAANAVGAANQAAVVKVGKVPDAAGKSPLLEGELHPAADDAPAAESKDTADEKMGVIKQLVAEGQLDHAVLLQVIQVQQEQQKRLLDQHEKLLAVIEEQHKEINQKQPAGAAEGEAEKGIQEHLEVMEGAAAKPKDSGLVPELKQAKEAAGVPQGGVVGPHDVAQNQAQAVGKVAVAEIPKEVVPAAYKEDSHVAPGGEPPKQMELGARGVPLGKTRSDDNQPVIQNDPAAQVIDEEKRLDNENQKNIKQMEKEVEARQENKEMDIKEKMAREQEKERLEREQIEKEVRARVEKEKLVKEKERLDKERIEKEVQARVEKERLEREEKEKLVKEKERAESERIEKEVQMRLEEERERREKLAREQELEKERAERERQQKAAEEKIQQEIQKADNEVLERVRKENEAEQARERLAQLKQAIEGQEAEKAAAQGPEREDGEALMKGGRDLKEKVAAQANPREVAKDRAVKAKAHPQGSHEKVRDQGEMDLRRRRREVGPKEAGGPPEDTGESRGMPGLEPLLELGGSNLHAALEEQLLAGAMVHSRQIKQASEDEGAK